The following nucleotide sequence is from Caldibacillus debilis DSM 16016.
AAACCCCCGGCCATTCCCCGGGCAGCATCTCCCTTTATTTTGCCGAAGAGGGGATATTGGTTTCCGGCGATGTGATCTTCAAAGGGAGTATCGGCAGGACGGATTTGCCGGGGGGAAACGGACGGCAGCTGATGGAGACCCTCGGGAAAAAGATCCTTCCCCTGCCGGAGGAGACTCGGATTTTGCCCGGCCACGGTCCGGTCACGACGGTCGGAGAAGAGAAGACTTCCAATCCTTTTTTGCAAGGCTGAAGGGGGATGACCGCCCTTCCGACAAAAAAACGCCCGGCAAAGACGGATTTCCGGGCGTTTCCTCTCAATGGCCTGCGCCTGTCTGCATGACGAAGGTGGTATAGTATGTAAATGCCGCGAAGAAGATGGTCAAATAAGCGCCGAAAATATACATGTACATTCTTTCGGAAAGCCTTAAATAACCTAATAAGAGGAAGAAGCCGAATTGGGCGAAAAACAACAGGGCCATGACATGCATCTTTTCCCCGCCGACGTAAAACATGACGGCAAAGATCCCCGTCCAGAAGGCGAGCACGCGAAACATTCGATCCATTCGTCAGTTATCCCCCTTTGCAGAACTTATCTCCTTCAATTATAATGATTCCGGTTTCCCGTGTAAATAGAAACGGAGCGAGCGCGGTTCCCCGAAGTTGCGCAGCGGGCATGGGACCCAAGATCCGCAAGACTTCAGAGAACTTTGGACCGCCCGGCTCATCCTCGGTCAACGGGCCGCAAGGACGTTGTATGCGCAGGACTGGCAACCGTCAAACATCGTCCGCAGGTTTTTCAGTTGGAAATCGTCAAACAGCCCTTCGAGGAGCCCGTTGATGAAGTGCATGTGCATCGTGCAGGTGATCGACGTATGTTCCTCGGCCAATTCCCGGAACGGGCAGTTGTAAACTTCGAAGAAGAAGGTTTCGTTATCTTCCCGCACGTAAATGTCGGGATAAAAGCCGAGCATGTTCATCGTTGATCTCAAAATCTGAATCTTTTGTTCAAAGGTCAAGTTTTCCTTGGTGGTGCCGAATTTGGCCAGCTGCTTTTCGATGATTTCCTTTCCGTACTGTTTCCCCGTCGTGTACAGGGCTTCTTCCCCGTCCTTTCCCAAGGAAAGCATCGTCTCGATGGCTATTTTGGCGAGCAGCCGGTAATCGCGGAAGGGAAAGCTCAGCTCGATCACTTCGTCGGAGAGCCGGTAGACACGGCTCGGCCGGCCCCCCTTTCCCGTTTTTAAATTCTCCGAAACGATCATTTTTATATCTTCCAACTTGGATAAATGGAGTCTTGCCACATTGGGATGGATCGAGAATTGGTCGGCGATTTCCTGAACGGTGACGGGACCGTGTTTTTTCACGATGTAATCGTAAATGGAATATCTGGTGGGATCGGCAAGGACGTTGGTAATTTTCAATGTTTGTTCCATTTTTATCACCTCAATAGGATTATACAATGGAAACCCGGGCTTCCCGGGCCAAATATGTTACATTTTAAGGAATTTCACTGAAAAATCGGGCGTTTTCGGGAGAAATCCTCCGGCCTGCCCCGATCCGAAGCCCTTGCCATCCCCCCGGCGACTGGGCTAGCTGGATTCGAACCAGCGATCACGGAGTCAAAGTCCGTTGCCTTACCGCTTGGCTATAGCCCAATATTATTCACCTTATAATCACCGCAAAAACGTTAAATCAAAGGTATTTTCCGCAGGCATAAACGTATTCAATTGTAGGTAGTATGACCCCGCTGATATTGCAATATGCGCAAAAAGGATAAGAAATAACGGGATTTCCACCCGTTATTTTTTTGCGTCTATTACCGCTATTCCCTCTTTACAAAATCGTCTACCCTCATACATCACTTGTCGGCAATTTCCTTTATAGTTACTGATTTCGGCTACATCACGTTTTAAAAGGAATGCAAAAAGTCGGCGATAAAAAACGCAGGTGGCAGCGGGGCATAAAGAGGCGCAAGATCGGCGTGGCGTTTTGGATTATCGTATTTCCTATCTTTATCGCAGCTGCGGACGGGAAACGGTTTACATCGATGCTAATAATTAATAAGCCTCGGGCCTCTGTGCATGCCGTCTCGATTCCCTTCGAATCGAAGCGAGAAACAATAAAAAGTCGCTTCCGTTTGTGTTTCCTTTCGGACCGTTAAAAAAATCGGGCTTTATCGTTTCATCTCGTTTATTCCCGGCGGGGAAGGGCGCGGGACAGGAAAGTCGTAGACGATCTCGTTCAATTAACGGGCGGTTTAGTTGAACGAATGATAAATTGAATGGGCTGAAGTTATCGAGTATTTCTTTGGAATGATGAATGCTTTTTATCTTTGCCAAGGATATTTATGTAAAACAATAAAAATATAATAGAAATTAATAATAATTTATTGTAAAACGATAAAATGCGTATTAAAATCAAATTGACGATAAATACGCGAGGTGCTTTTTATGAAACAAGGATCAACAGTGTTTCTAAAAATAGCTCTTATTATGATCGGAACTCCAGTTCTTGCTTTATGCATATTTGGGCTGCCTATGTTAGCTAAAGAAGCGGCAGAAAGCAATTCGGAGTCCGCCTATGTGCTATATGGCTTTTTAACGGTGATGTATTTGTCGGCGATTCCGTTTTTCTTCGCTCTGTATCAGGCTTTTAAACTTTTAAATTATATTGACAGGAACGAAGCTTTCTCGGAATTATCTGTACAGGCTTTAAAGAAGATAAAATACTGTGCAATCGCAATCAGTATCTTGTATGTGCCAGGTTTGCCATTCTTCTATATCGCCGCGGAATTGGAAGACGCCCCGGGCATCATGCTAATCGGATTGGGCATTATTTTTGCTTCAACGATTATCGCAGTCTTTGCCGCCCTTCTTCAAAAGCTTTTAAAAGCCGCCATCGATATAAAATCAGAAAATGATTTAACGATCTAAGGTGAATAGCATGGCGATCATAATCAATCTTGATGTGATGCTGGCGAAAAGGAAAATGAGCCTTACGGAACTTTCGGAGAAGGTCGGAATCACGATGGCTAATCTTTCTATATTGAAAAATGGAAAGGCAAAAGCGATTCGATTATCAACATTAGATGCGATTTGTAAGGCTTTAGAATGTCAGCCTGGCGATATTTTAGAATACAAAAGTGACGAAGAAACGAAAGGATAATCAAGCGGGGATATTTTTCAGGATGTTATTATTTACATTTTTTTTAAGCAATAATCCTTTCAACAATGGTGGTGGTAGGAGGGTTAACATTTAGTTTTTACGTTGGCAATCTCCTATCTCACCATGATTTTCAGAAAAAAACGTTGGTGGTACAAACCATGAGAGCCCTAAAACAACTCGTTCGTTTTGGTTGGGAGCAGGCCCTATCATGTTTATTTCCTGCCGTTATTTTTGCCTCCTTGGCTTTAACAAAAATCATGCCGCTTCCTTTCCTGCCACGGTATGACTGGCTGCTCATCATCTGCCTTCTGGTACAGTGGCGGATGGTGCGTTCCGGGCTTGAAACACGGGATGAACTAAAGGTGATCACATTGTTCCACCTTATCGGCCTTGCTCTTGAAATTTTCAAGGTACACATGGGCTCCTGGTCTTATCCGGAGGAAGGATATTTCAAGATTTTTGGAGTGCCTTTGTATAGCGGATTCATGTACGCAAGTGTAGCGAGTTATCTTTGCCAGGCGTGGAGGAGGTTAAAGGTTGAACTGGTTAAGTGGCCGCCGTTTTTGGCAGTTGTCCCTCTCGCGGCTGCGATTTATTTGAATTTTTTCACCCACCATTATTGGATTGACGTTCGTTGGTGGTTATCTGGACTAGTAATGATCGTCTTTTGGAAATCATGGGTCACATTCGAGGTTGATGGAATTCGTTACCGTATGCCGCTCGTACTTTCTTTTGTGCTCATCGGATTTTTTATATGGATCGCCGAGAATATCGCAACGTTCTTTGGAGCTTGGCAATATCCAAACCAGACGGATGCATGGAGCCTCGTTCATCTCGGAAAGGTGAGTTCATGGTTCTTATTAGTGATTGTTAGCTTTCTTATCGTAGCGACGTTAAAGCGGGTTAAGGAAAAAAAATCCATCAGGCCATCTACCGGTCAATTTTTGTAACCTTTTAAAAAAGCCGATCCTTAAAAACGTATTTTTTTAATACGTCGGCATACGATCCAATAAAATACGCGAGCCGTTATCTGCCTTCTGTCTAACGTACTAAACAATAACGTTCATGGGAGGCGTTTATTGTGAAAACAAAATGGAAATTTAAGCGCAAGGACAAAATGACAAAGGCGGAAAATAAACATGCTATTAGCACATATGCGCAAAATCGGTTACTTCCAAGTAAGTAGCGAAGGACAAAACACGGCACGACAACGCAAGGCATTAAAAGACGCGGTCAATCATCGTGAAAAAAGTGAGGCAAAACGCCTTATACAGCGGTAACACGCACGTATGAAAATACGTAACCGGCGATCGGGGAGTCAAAGCCTGTTGCCTTACCGCTTGGCTATAGCCCGATGGATGCCTAAATGTAACCCGGCGAAAAAATCTATCCGGAAAATTTTTTTCGGGGAAGGATTTTTGGCCGGGACGGCGAATCCCTTTATTAAACCGAGGAAAGGAGGATGGCAGGGAAAGTTTGATTTTTTCCGTGGAAAAAAGAGCGGAAGAGATTTTGCGTTCCGCCCTTCGCCTGCATGCCACCGATATCCACATCTCCCCCCGATCCCGCCATGCGGCCGTTTATTTTCGCGTGCTGCACCGTTTGCTCCCCCGTTACACGCTTTCCCATGAAGAAACGGAAAGGCTGATCACCTATTGGAAATTTAAAGCCTCCATGGACATCGGCGAAAAACGGAGGCCCCAAAACGGATCCTTTACCGCGGAAATCGACGGCAGGAAAATCGGTATGCGGATATCGACCTTGCCCCTGGTTTTTTCCGAAAGCATGGTCATCCGCCTTCTCCCCCAGGATGAATTCCGCCCCGTCCGCCAGTTAACCCTTTTCCCGAAATCCGCCGACATCCTTCTCCGCCTGTTGAAAAGACCCCACGGGCTGATCTTGCTCGCCGGGCCGACGGGAAGCGGCAAGACGACTACCCTCTATTCCCTTCTTTACCACTCGGCGGTGGAATTGAAGCGAAATGTCATCACCTTGGAAGACCCGGTCGAAAAATACAACGAAAACTTTTTGCAGATGCAGGTCAATGAAAAGGCCGGCATTACCTACGCCGCAGGGCTGAAAGCGATCCTCCGGCATGACCCGGACGTCATTTTGATCGGCGAGATCCGGGACGCCGAAACCGCGAAGATCGCCGTCCGAGCCGCCTTGACGGGGCATTTGGTCCTGAGTTCGCTGCACGCGAAAAATTCCTTGGGCGCCCTGTACCGCCTGCTGGAATTCGGTGCGGCCTGGGGCGACCTGCGGCAAACCCTCCTGTGCGTCTGCGCCCAGCGGCTCGTGGAACGGTCCTGCCCCCTTTGCCCGGACGGACGTTGTTCGCCCTATTGCCATCACATGGCGAACAAAAGGGCCGCCGTCTTTGAATTCTTATTCGGAAATCCCCTGCAGGAGGCCCTTGACGGCGTCCGGGAAGGAAAGGGAGAAGTCCGTTTCCCGACGCTGGGGGCGGCCATTAACAAAGGCATCGCCTTAGGTTTCATCCGCAAGGAAGAATACGAAAGATGGGTGGAGAGTTTTGCGGAAGAAATGGAAGGTTGAGGAACAGTCCCGTTTCATGAAACGGCTGGGAACGCTCCTGCAGAAGGGATATACCCTGGGGGAAGCCCTGGAATTTTTGCGGCTCCAGTTTTCCGGAAAGGTTAAGGATGCGATCGGGGAGGCAATCCGGGCGCTGGAAGAAGGGGATTCCTTTTACCGGGTGATCCGGGGGTTCCGTTTCGATCCGCTCTGCGCCGTTTTCGCCTATTACGGGGAAACCCACGGCCAACTGCCCGAGTCCTTGATCACGGCGGGGGAGATGCTGGAACGGAAATACGGGCAGCAGGCCAAATTCCGGCATTTGCTCGCTTATCCGGTTCTGCTTTTCGCCATGACGGTCGGCGTTTTTTTCATCCTCCAAACGAGAATTCTGCCCCAATTCGTCCTCCTCTACGAAAACTTCCGGGTGAAGCCGAATCGCCTCATCCTCTTCTACCTTTGGCTGAACGGCCATTATCCGCAGATCTTCCTCGCGGTTTGCCTCCTTTTTTCCGTCCTGCTCCCGCTGTTTTTCAAATGGGGGAAAAACGTCTCCCCTTTCGAACGGCAAAGATGGCTGGCCAAATTGCCGGGAATCGGGCCCTTCCTGATGCTTTGGAAAACCTACTATTTTTCCTTCCACCTCAGCCAGCTGCTGAAAAACGGCTTTTCCCTGCATGAAAGTTTGATGGTCATCCGGTCGGATCCGGAAAAAAAGTATTTGCGGGAAACGATCGATCGGATCCACCGTGTGCTGTTTTCCGGGAAAAGTCTTCCGGATGGGGTCAGGGAAATTCCCTTTTGGCTGCCGGAACTCGCCGCCGTGATCGAACACGGCCAGCTGGCCGGACGCCTCGACATGGAACTGGAATCCTTCAGCCTGCATTGCCTGGAACGGTTTTACGAAAGGGTGGAAAGGCTGCTGAAATTCGTCCAGCCCCTCATGTTTTCCTTGATCGCCCTTTGGATCGTCCTCCTGTACGTTTCCATCCTTTCTCCGACCTTTGAAATGATCAATCGATTATAAATGGAGGGATGCAAATGAAAAACGAAAAGGGATTCACGCTGATCGAGATGATGATCGTGCTTTTCATTATCACGATCCTATTGATGATCACGATCCCGAATGTCGCCAAAAACAACGCCAATATCAGCAATAAGGGATGCGAAGGGATGAAGCGGATGGTCGAGTCCCAGGTGCAAGCCTACTACGTGGATCGGAATCAAATGCCGAATTCGATTTCCGAATTGGTTCAGGAAGGCTATTTGGACGAAGCGCCGAAATGCCCCAACGGGAAAGAGGTCGTCCTCGTTGACGGAGAAGTGGAAATCGGCGGCCAATAGGGGAGGAGGCTTGTTCTCCGCCCCTTGCCGTTTTGGCGGAGCGGGTTTCACCCTGCTTGAAATGCTCATCGTCCTGTTCATCTTCGGCATCGTTACCGCCATCGCTCCGCCGGTCCTTTTCCCATTGGAAAAGAAGCTGGAAACCGTCCATTTTTTGCAAGGGATGGAAGAAGATTTGTTCCGGGCCCAGCAACATGCGATCAACAGGAAGGTCCCCGTCGCCTTTCAATACAAATGGAGGGAAAGGGGTTATGAATTGAATGCGGAGGACGGTTCCTTTTTTATGTACCGGCCGCTGCCCGACGGCGTGGAAATCGAGCCGGGCAACATGGGAGATTTCCGCTTCCTGCCGAACGGAAACATCAGCCGGTTCGGGTACATGTACATCCATGCCGGCGGTCGTTCCTACCGGATTTTTTTCAGCATCGGAAGGGGAAGGATGGAAGTGTATGAAGATGATTAGCCGAAAAAGGGCCGGAGCCGGCAGGAGAAGGTGCGGATCCCGAAACGGGGAAGGCCGGCGCCGCCCCGATGCGGGAAGCGTTTATGCGGAACTGCTCCTTTCTTTCTTCGTCTGGCTCGTCATCGTCATTTATGTCGTTCCCGCCTTTATGCACATCACGGTGATGCGGAAGGAGCTGTTGATCCGCAATGAAGCGA
It contains:
- a CDS encoding DUF2626 domain-containing protein, which encodes MDRMFRVLAFWTGIFAVMFYVGGEKMHVMALLFFAQFGFFLLLGYLRLSERMYMYIFGAYLTIFFAAFTYYTTFVMQTGAGH
- a CDS encoding helix-turn-helix transcriptional regulator, giving the protein MEQTLKITNVLADPTRYSIYDYIVKKHGPVTVQEIADQFSIHPNVARLHLSKLEDIKMIVSENLKTGKGGRPSRVYRLSDEVIELSFPFRDYRLLAKIAIETMLSLGKDGEEALYTTGKQYGKEIIEKQLAKFGTTKENLTFEQKIQILRSTMNMLGFYPDIYVREDNETFFFEVYNCPFRELAEEHTSITCTMHMHFINGLLEGLFDDFQLKNLRTMFDGCQSCAYNVLAAR
- a CDS encoding DUF2975 domain-containing protein, encoding MKQGSTVFLKIALIMIGTPVLALCIFGLPMLAKEAAESNSESAYVLYGFLTVMYLSAIPFFFALYQAFKLLNYIDRNEAFSELSVQALKKIKYCAIAISILYVPGLPFFYIAAELEDAPGIMLIGLGIIFASTIIAVFAALLQKLLKAAIDIKSENDLTI
- a CDS encoding helix-turn-helix domain-containing protein, encoding MAIIINLDVMLAKRKMSLTELSEKVGITMANLSILKNGKAKAIRLSTLDAICKALECQPGDILEYKSDEETKG
- a CDS encoding DUF817 domain-containing protein, whose translation is MRALKQLVRFGWEQALSCLFPAVIFASLALTKIMPLPFLPRYDWLLIICLLVQWRMVRSGLETRDELKVITLFHLIGLALEIFKVHMGSWSYPEEGYFKIFGVPLYSGFMYASVASYLCQAWRRLKVELVKWPPFLAVVPLAAAIYLNFFTHHYWIDVRWWLSGLVMIVFWKSWVTFEVDGIRYRMPLVLSFVLIGFFIWIAENIATFFGAWQYPNQTDAWSLVHLGKVSSWFLLVIVSFLIVATLKRVKEKKSIRPSTGQFL
- the comGA gene encoding competence type IV pilus ATPase ComGA, with amino-acid sequence MIFSVEKRAEEILRSALRLHATDIHISPRSRHAAVYFRVLHRLLPRYTLSHEETERLITYWKFKASMDIGEKRRPQNGSFTAEIDGRKIGMRISTLPLVFSESMVIRLLPQDEFRPVRQLTLFPKSADILLRLLKRPHGLILLAGPTGSGKTTTLYSLLYHSAVELKRNVITLEDPVEKYNENFLQMQVNEKAGITYAAGLKAILRHDPDVILIGEIRDAETAKIAVRAALTGHLVLSSLHAKNSLGALYRLLEFGAAWGDLRQTLLCVCAQRLVERSCPLCPDGRCSPYCHHMANKRAAVFEFLFGNPLQEALDGVREGKGEVRFPTLGAAINKGIALGFIRKEEYERWVESFAEEMEG
- the comGB gene encoding competence type IV pilus assembly protein ComGB, whose product is MRKKWKVEEQSRFMKRLGTLLQKGYTLGEALEFLRLQFSGKVKDAIGEAIRALEEGDSFYRVIRGFRFDPLCAVFAYYGETHGQLPESLITAGEMLERKYGQQAKFRHLLAYPVLLFAMTVGVFFILQTRILPQFVLLYENFRVKPNRLILFYLWLNGHYPQIFLAVCLLFSVLLPLFFKWGKNVSPFERQRWLAKLPGIGPFLMLWKTYYFSFHLSQLLKNGFSLHESLMVIRSDPEKKYLRETIDRIHRVLFSGKSLPDGVREIPFWLPELAAVIEHGQLAGRLDMELESFSLHCLERFYERVERLLKFVQPLMFSLIALWIVLLYVSILSPTFEMINRL
- the comGC gene encoding competence type IV pilus major pilin ComGC, with the protein product MKNEKGFTLIEMMIVLFIITILLMITIPNVAKNNANISNKGCEGMKRMVESQVQAYYVDRNQMPNSISELVQEGYLDEAPKCPNGKEVVLVDGEVEIGGQ
- the comGD gene encoding competence type IV pilus minor pilin ComGD yields the protein MTEKWKSAANRGGGLFSAPCRFGGAGFTLLEMLIVLFIFGIVTAIAPPVLFPLEKKLETVHFLQGMEEDLFRAQQHAINRKVPVAFQYKWRERGYELNAEDGSFFMYRPLPDGVEIEPGNMGDFRFLPNGNISRFGYMYIHAGGRSYRIFFSIGRGRMEVYEDD